The Desulfuromonas versatilis genome has a segment encoding these proteins:
- the htpG gene encoding molecular chaperone HtpG, producing MTSNKHAFKAEVNKILDLMIHSLYSHKEIFLRELISNASDAIDKARYESLTDQSLAEGGEEWKIQLIADKEAGTLTVRDNGIGLSRDEAVEALGTIAHSGTKEFMKLLESREVKDNPELIGQFGVGFYSAFMVADQVTVVSRRAGADAKHAIVWQSDADGTYTIDDTEKATKGTDVILTLKEDAKQFLEEWELRKVVKQYSDFIEYPVVMDVTRSKPDPEDKEKSIEETVEETLNSRKAIWLKDKSEISTEEYNEFYKHVSHDFTDPARVIHYRAEGTVEFSALLYIPSKRPFDIFYQDYKVGPTLYVRRVQIMDHCEAMLPSYLRFVKGVVESADLPLNVSREILQDNRTVSVIKKNLTKKVLETLAEMKKEDAEAYGNFYEQFGRVLKEGIHHDFERRETIAELLLFESTKTEPGKKTTLAEYLERMPADQKEIYYITGTDRASAEASPYLEVFKEKGIEVLIMTDDFDDIIISGLGTYKEKEFQSAIKGDLDLDKQDKEEKKKEFGDLLELMKEELKDLVAEVRISGRLKDSAVCLVAGEHDLDPKMVKMFQAMGQEVPKGQRVLEINPDHELIARMKQLFAADRSSAQLKQYTGLLYDQALLLEGDKPRDPVAFAKALSKLMAEGVSVA from the coding sequence ATGACGTCGAACAAGCACGCCTTCAAGGCCGAGGTCAACAAGATCCTCGACCTGATGATCCACTCGCTGTATTCCCACAAGGAAATCTTCCTGCGCGAACTGATCTCCAACGCCTCGGACGCCATCGACAAGGCCCGCTACGAGTCGCTCACCGACCAGTCCCTGGCCGAAGGGGGTGAGGAGTGGAAGATCCAGCTGATCGCCGATAAAGAGGCCGGCACCCTGACCGTGCGCGACAACGGCATCGGCCTGAGCCGCGACGAGGCGGTCGAGGCCCTGGGCACCATCGCCCACTCGGGGACCAAGGAGTTCATGAAGCTGCTCGAGAGCCGCGAGGTCAAGGACAACCCCGAACTGATCGGCCAGTTCGGCGTTGGCTTCTACTCGGCCTTCATGGTCGCCGACCAGGTCACCGTGGTCAGCCGCCGCGCCGGCGCCGACGCCAAGCACGCCATCGTCTGGCAGTCCGACGCCGACGGCACCTACACCATCGACGACACCGAAAAGGCGACCAAGGGCACGGACGTCATCCTCACCCTCAAGGAGGACGCCAAGCAGTTTCTCGAGGAGTGGGAGCTGCGCAAGGTGGTCAAGCAGTACTCGGATTTCATCGAGTACCCGGTGGTGATGGACGTCACCCGCTCCAAGCCCGACCCCGAGGATAAGGAAAAATCCATCGAGGAGACCGTCGAGGAGACCCTCAACTCGCGCAAGGCGATCTGGCTCAAGGACAAGTCGGAGATCAGCACCGAGGAGTACAACGAGTTCTACAAGCACGTCTCCCACGACTTCACCGACCCGGCCCGGGTGATCCATTACCGCGCCGAGGGGACGGTCGAGTTCTCGGCGCTGCTCTACATCCCCAGCAAGCGCCCCTTCGACATCTTCTACCAAGACTACAAGGTCGGCCCGACCCTCTACGTGCGCCGGGTGCAGATCATGGACCACTGCGAGGCGATGCTCCCCAGCTACCTGCGTTTCGTCAAAGGGGTGGTGGAATCGGCCGACCTGCCGCTCAACGTCAGCCGCGAGATCCTCCAGGACAACCGCACCGTTTCGGTGATCAAGAAGAACCTCACCAAGAAGGTGCTCGAAACCCTGGCCGAGATGAAGAAGGAGGACGCCGAGGCCTACGGCAATTTCTACGAGCAGTTCGGCCGCGTGCTCAAGGAAGGCATCCATCACGATTTCGAGCGCCGCGAGACCATCGCCGAGTTGCTGCTGTTTGAGTCGACCAAGACCGAGCCCGGCAAGAAGACCACCCTCGCCGAGTACCTCGAGCGCATGCCCGCCGACCAGAAGGAGATCTACTACATCACCGGCACCGACCGCGCCAGCGCCGAGGCCTCGCCCTACCTCGAGGTGTTCAAGGAGAAGGGGATCGAGGTGCTGATCATGACTGATGATTTCGACGACATCATCATCTCGGGCCTGGGCACCTACAAGGAGAAGGAGTTCCAGTCGGCGATCAAGGGCGATCTCGATCTCGACAAGCAGGACAAGGAAGAGAAGAAGAAGGAGTTCGGCGACCTGCTCGAACTGATGAAGGAGGAGCTCAAGGACCTGGTCGCCGAGGTGCGCATCTCGGGCCGCCTGAAGGACTCGGCGGTCTGCCTGGTGGCCGGCGAGCACGACCTCGACCCGAAGATGGTCAAGATGTTCCAGGCCATGGGCCAGGAGGTCCCCAAGGGACAGCGCGTGCTGGAGATCAACCCCGACCACGAGCTGATCGCCCGCATGAAGCAGCTCTTCGCCGCCGACCGCTCAAGCGCCCAGCTCAAGCAGTACACCGGCCTGCTCTACGACCAGGCCCTGCTGCTCGAAGGGGACAAGCCCCGCGACCCGGTGGCCTTCGCCAAGGCCCTCTCAAAGTTGATGGCCGAAGGCGTGAGCGTCGCCTGA